One segment of Marinobacter sediminum DNA contains the following:
- a CDS encoding Lrp/AsnC family transcriptional regulator — MIGKQDQKLLMLLRQNARVSITELAKTLHLSRSTVQNRIARLEANGVIRGYSVMLGGEFSANQVEAHVSIKVMQKLTARTNSALEGISQVSQLFSVSGEYDLIAIVQAQSLEELSAVLDGIGNLEGVERTNSAVVLETRFRR, encoded by the coding sequence ATGATCGGAAAACAGGATCAGAAGCTGCTGATGTTGCTCCGGCAGAATGCGAGGGTCAGCATCACAGAGTTGGCCAAAACCCTGCATCTGTCGCGATCAACGGTTCAGAACCGTATTGCTCGCCTTGAGGCCAATGGGGTTATACGGGGCTATTCGGTAATGCTGGGAGGAGAGTTTTCGGCCAACCAGGTCGAGGCTCATGTGTCGATAAAAGTCATGCAGAAACTGACGGCACGAACCAATTCAGCTCTGGAAGGTATCAGCCAGGTATCACAGCTTTTTTCAGTGAGCGGTGAGTATGATCTGATTGCGATCGTACAGGCCCAGTCCCTGGAGGAGCTGAGCGCTGTCCTGGATGGTATCGGCAACCTTGAGGGCGTAGAGCGAACGAATTCCGCAGTGGTTCTGGAAACCCGGTTTCGCCGTTAG
- a CDS encoding arginine N-succinyltransferase, with protein MIVRPIAHRDLDTLQQIAIESGPGFTSLMPDRDALTRKIEHSISSFGRNVSHPTDEHYLFVLEDESSGEIMGTTGIEAAVGHSRPLYHFRRNAVTHHSRDLGLRRNVETLTRCNHYVGCTEICSLYLRPQFRQGYAGKLLSRVRFLFMALHPERFSDTVIAEMRGVSDASGQSPFWDWVKAHFVDMDFASATSLAGAGYTDFIDELMPSHPLYSCLMSPEARAVISQVHEHTRPALRMLEGEGFRHKGLVDLFDAGPTLECPLASIRSICDSRIWTVETYAENAPVAEFRSRRQTWIDTPLLITNTETTGFRATVMTAAHTRRNTETLILPRTHATGLGLDNGSICRALPLVGQSQNAPAGIEQIYPEVQYAH; from the coding sequence ATGATTGTTCGCCCCATTGCCCATAGAGATCTCGACACGCTCCAACAGATCGCCATCGAATCAGGCCCGGGATTTACCTCGCTGATGCCCGATCGGGATGCACTGACCCGGAAAATCGAACACTCAATTTCCAGCTTTGGCCGGAACGTCTCCCATCCCACCGACGAACACTATCTGTTTGTGCTGGAGGACGAATCGAGCGGGGAAATCATGGGCACGACCGGCATTGAAGCCGCTGTTGGACACTCCCGGCCGCTCTATCATTTTCGTCGTAACGCGGTTACCCATCACTCCCGGGACCTGGGCCTGCGTCGAAACGTGGAAACCCTGACCCGTTGCAATCATTATGTTGGGTGCACTGAAATCTGTTCCCTTTATCTGCGTCCGCAGTTCCGCCAGGGCTATGCTGGAAAGCTGTTGTCACGGGTCCGTTTCCTGTTTATGGCACTTCATCCCGAGCGTTTCTCCGACACGGTGATTGCGGAGATGCGCGGCGTGTCCGATGCATCTGGCCAGTCGCCTTTCTGGGACTGGGTGAAAGCCCACTTCGTGGATATGGATTTCGCATCGGCTACCAGCCTGGCCGGGGCAGGCTATACCGACTTCATTGATGAACTGATGCCCTCACACCCTTTGTACAGCTGCCTGATGAGCCCGGAAGCCAGAGCAGTAATCAGTCAGGTGCACGAGCATACCCGGCCGGCATTGCGCATGCTTGAAGGCGAGGGTTTCAGGCATAAGGGCCTGGTTGATCTGTTCGATGCGGGCCCCACGTTAGAATGTCCGCTTGCCAGCATTCGCAGTATATGTGACTCCAGAATCTGGACGGTGGAGACTTACGCTGAGAATGCGCCGGTCGCCGAATTCCGCAGCCGCCGGCAGACATGGATTGATACACCCCTACTTATAACCAATACTGAGACGACCGGTTTCCGCGCCACAGTTATGACCGCAGCTCATACGCGGCGAAACACTGAAACCCTGATTCTGCCCCGCACCCATGCCACTGGGCTTGGGCTGGACAATGGCAGCATCTGCCGCGCACTGCCCCTGGTTGGCCAAAGCCAAAATGCACCAGCAGGCATCGAACAGATTTATCCGGAGGTTCAATATGCACACTGA
- a CDS encoding DUF1338 domain-containing protein, translating to MHTDRNSLFDQLWQSYEAVTPSAAEIHRILGAKEGDAIVNDHIALRTFNLPPVGLDALAEHFLTLGYRQGGEYHFEAKKLYARHYEHPDPEAPKVFISELLVEQCSPELQAAVKNLVAQVSPESVTADNFLYSGRHWDVDYDTYRKLLEESEYAAWMAAWGYRANHFTVSINHLERFETVEQINQLLKDSGYTVNASGGEVKGSPEDLLEQSSTMADRVPVRFSDQEITIPSCFYEFALRYPKADGALYSGFVAASADKIFESTNAAM from the coding sequence ATGCACACTGATCGCAACTCCCTTTTCGACCAGCTCTGGCAGAGCTATGAAGCGGTGACGCCCTCGGCCGCCGAGATCCATCGAATTCTGGGTGCCAAAGAGGGGGATGCCATCGTCAATGATCACATTGCACTGCGCACCTTCAATTTACCCCCGGTTGGACTGGACGCACTCGCCGAACACTTTCTCACCCTTGGCTATCGCCAGGGCGGTGAATATCACTTTGAAGCCAAGAAGCTCTATGCACGGCACTATGAGCATCCGGACCCGGAGGCGCCAAAGGTCTTTATTTCTGAATTGCTGGTAGAACAGTGTTCACCGGAGCTGCAGGCGGCGGTAAAGAACCTGGTTGCACAGGTTTCCCCTGAGAGCGTCACCGCTGACAATTTTCTGTATTCCGGTCGACATTGGGATGTGGATTACGACACCTACCGGAAACTGCTGGAGGAAAGCGAGTACGCGGCGTGGATGGCAGCGTGGGGTTATCGGGCGAATCATTTCACCGTCAGCATTAATCACCTGGAGCGCTTTGAGACTGTTGAACAGATCAATCAGCTTCTCAAGGATAGCGGTTATACCGTCAATGCCTCCGGAGGCGAAGTGAAAGGATCACCAGAGGACCTGCTGGAGCAGTCATCCACCATGGCTGATCGCGTGCCAGTCCGGTTTTCGGACCAGGAAATAACTATTCCCAGCTGCTTTTACGAGTTTGCCCTGCGCTATCCAAAGGCCGACGGCGCTCTTTACAGCGGATTTGTCGCTGCCTCGGCAGACAAGATTTTCGAGAGCACCAACGCAGCCATGTAA
- a CDS encoding protein-L-isoaspartate(D-aspartate) O-methyltransferase produces the protein MNEQVDFEAQRASMVDYQIVARGISSPLVIEAMRRVPRERFVTPRMIDCAYEDGPLPIGAGQTISQPYIVALMAEALGLEGGERILDIGTGSGYAAAVLACIASRVFSIERIPELAERAAHTLAAEGYDNVEVRCGDGTLGWQEHAPFDGICVAAGAPTIPETLKQQLAIGGHLVIPVGSEHSVQSLRRVVRVSETEFHSDNFGGVRFVPLLGEEGWS, from the coding sequence ATGAACGAACAAGTGGATTTTGAGGCTCAGCGGGCCTCGATGGTGGATTATCAGATTGTCGCCAGGGGCATCTCTTCGCCGCTGGTGATAGAGGCGATGAGGCGGGTGCCCAGAGAAAGGTTTGTCACGCCCAGGATGATCGACTGCGCCTACGAAGATGGCCCCCTGCCCATTGGTGCCGGGCAGACCATCTCACAGCCTTATATTGTTGCGCTGATGGCGGAAGCGCTGGGCCTGGAGGGTGGGGAGCGGATTCTGGATATAGGGACAGGGTCGGGCTATGCAGCGGCAGTGCTCGCATGTATCGCGTCCCGTGTATTCAGTATTGAGCGCATTCCGGAATTGGCTGAACGGGCGGCCCACACACTGGCTGCTGAAGGCTATGACAATGTGGAGGTCCGCTGCGGCGATGGCACTCTGGGCTGGCAGGAACACGCGCCATTTGATGGCATATGCGTGGCGGCGGGTGCTCCCACTATTCCCGAAACCCTCAAACAACAGTTGGCCATCGGTGGTCATCTGGTTATTCCGGTGGGTTCCGAGCACTCGGTGCAGTCACTGCGAAGAGTTGTTCGGGTTTCGGAAACCGAATTCCACAGTGACAATTTCGGAGGCGTCCGGTTCGTGCCTTTACTGGGCGAAGAAGGCTGGTCCTGA
- a CDS encoding TSUP family transporter, producing MSDLGIAQYVLIAVIFVWSGFVRSGLGFGGAVLSLPFLLLVLDQPLIFLPIIAVHLLVFSSLTIWMNNRKRPDSAGMKTEGTVDWRYLWRILAIMIVPKLVGVFGLITMPGDILSAIIFVIVGLYSVSYIVNKPFRSGSKAVDTLFLMVGGYISGTSLIGAPLIIAVAAQHLPKEKLRDTLFALWFILVFIKMGAFVWAGVDLQLIHHLWLLPCAAVGHVIGLRFHDRILRAETPVFFQVLGTVLLIVSSIGMFSVLA from the coding sequence ATGTCCGATCTCGGCATTGCCCAGTATGTTTTGATTGCTGTTATCTTCGTCTGGAGTGGATTTGTACGCTCCGGGCTTGGGTTCGGTGGGGCTGTTTTGTCGTTACCCTTCCTTTTGCTGGTACTCGACCAGCCTTTGATTTTCTTGCCGATCATTGCCGTACACCTGCTGGTGTTTTCTTCTTTGACCATTTGGATGAATAATCGGAAGCGCCCCGATTCAGCCGGCATGAAAACAGAGGGAACGGTTGACTGGCGTTATCTCTGGCGCATTCTTGCGATCATGATCGTGCCCAAGCTGGTCGGGGTGTTTGGCCTGATAACCATGCCTGGCGATATCCTCAGCGCCATCATCTTCGTGATTGTCGGCTTGTATTCGGTGTCCTATATCGTCAACAAACCGTTCCGAAGTGGCAGCAAAGCGGTGGATACGCTGTTTCTCATGGTGGGTGGTTATATCAGTGGTACGTCCCTGATCGGCGCTCCCCTGATCATTGCCGTTGCGGCGCAGCACCTACCGAAAGAGAAGCTTCGGGATACCCTGTTCGCACTCTGGTTTATTCTGGTTTTTATCAAAATGGGCGCATTCGTATGGGCAGGCGTCGATTTGCAACTGATTCATCATCTTTGGTTGCTTCCCTGCGCCGCGGTAGGACATGTCATTGGCCTTCGTTTCCACGACCGTATTCTTCGGGCAGAAACGCCGGTGTTTTTCCAGGTGCTCGGAACCGTGCTGCTGATTGTCAGCAGCATTGGTATGTTCAGCGTTCTGGCCTGA
- a CDS encoding methyl-accepting chemotaxis protein translates to MALSWKQKFTFLIAATFVGLAIALAASLSGLSKVSEAYEARSQARSYETASLHLMNDWLNADRLSENLTPDTVDSFQNQLASLETQAGELPTAAAKLSDPSIAETAAEIHDAVNNYTELRREWLGLSQTLGLTNSNGLKAKMAGIVESDLREISISIFNDDINIIASNYRDYLDTFDTSYAEKTREALARMQAVVKDMDWQEIEMGQSVQGFADAFAESDNIVKIIAGLETRLETIGADIRAMIISQGKSLRTGIIASTSAQAEEARTASSWLIIATSAAVLIVLILTLTAASRTLVRRLNEVVELLTRVASGDLSQRLQPGSNTRDEFNRLGTATNKMLDDVSSVIGQVVEGNRTLSSLQGELDSLVVQLGRNGEQVEGETEQTATAVQEISHTAIDIAQYTQSVNEAAQSANGAAQSGAKVVKRSADSMSALAERIQQTHDQIGQLSKTGEKVNSIVDVINSLAEQTNLLALNAAIEAARAGEAGRGFSVVADEVRSLAEKTVSATNGIAEIVDSLNRETSAITTMMKEGLHSAGEGEKSAEEAAQAIDQITGSINQLAGDMNQVVSSVDGISTTTEEIAQKVEQIHGHTRETADIRQQLNAHIERLSAQTASLTQASQGFRL, encoded by the coding sequence ATGGCCCTGTCCTGGAAACAGAAGTTTACCTTCCTGATTGCAGCCACCTTCGTGGGCCTTGCTATTGCGCTAGCGGCCTCGCTGAGTGGCCTCAGCAAAGTGTCAGAAGCGTATGAAGCACGCAGCCAGGCCAGGTCCTACGAAACGGCTTCGTTGCACCTGATGAACGATTGGCTTAACGCAGATCGTCTCAGCGAAAACCTGACTCCGGATACGGTCGACTCCTTCCAGAACCAACTCGCATCGCTGGAAACACAGGCCGGCGAACTGCCAACCGCAGCGGCAAAGCTCTCAGACCCATCCATCGCCGAAACAGCGGCGGAAATCCACGATGCCGTCAACAACTATACAGAACTGCGGCGAGAGTGGCTGGGGCTGAGCCAAACACTGGGCCTGACCAACAGCAATGGTCTGAAAGCGAAAATGGCCGGTATTGTTGAGAGTGACCTCCGGGAAATCAGCATTTCCATCTTCAACGATGACATCAACATCATCGCCTCCAATTACCGGGACTACCTGGACACCTTCGACACCTCCTATGCCGAGAAAACCCGCGAAGCATTGGCTCGCATGCAGGCAGTGGTTAAAGATATGGATTGGCAGGAGATCGAAATGGGCCAATCTGTTCAGGGGTTCGCCGACGCTTTTGCGGAGTCTGACAACATCGTCAAGATCATTGCAGGTCTTGAAACCAGGCTTGAGACGATCGGGGCTGACATTCGTGCAATGATTATCAGCCAGGGTAAATCCCTTCGCACCGGCATCATTGCATCCACCAGCGCCCAGGCGGAAGAAGCCCGTACGGCGTCTTCCTGGCTTATCATTGCAACATCCGCAGCCGTTCTGATTGTGCTTATTCTTACGCTGACCGCTGCATCGCGTACCCTGGTCAGGCGTCTGAACGAAGTCGTTGAGCTGCTGACCCGCGTCGCCTCGGGTGATCTCAGCCAACGCCTCCAACCAGGCAGCAATACCAGGGACGAATTCAATCGCCTCGGCACAGCTACCAACAAAATGCTGGATGATGTCTCCAGCGTCATCGGACAGGTTGTGGAAGGCAACAGAACCCTGTCCAGCCTCCAGGGTGAGCTGGATTCCCTGGTTGTACAGCTGGGCCGAAACGGTGAACAGGTAGAGGGTGAAACCGAGCAGACAGCCACGGCCGTTCAGGAAATTTCCCACACCGCGATCGATATTGCCCAGTATACCCAGTCCGTCAACGAAGCGGCCCAGAGCGCCAACGGTGCAGCCCAGTCCGGTGCAAAGGTTGTCAAGCGCAGCGCCGACAGCATGAGTGCTCTTGCCGAGCGCATCCAGCAAACCCATGACCAGATCGGCCAGCTCAGCAAAACCGGTGAAAAGGTCAACTCCATTGTGGATGTAATTAACAGCCTGGCCGAACAGACCAACCTGCTGGCTCTGAATGCAGCCATTGAAGCAGCCCGGGCGGGCGAGGCAGGCCGAGGGTTCTCCGTAGTAGCGGATGAAGTCCGGTCACTGGCTGAAAAAACCGTATCGGCCACCAATGGCATTGCCGAAATTGTGGATTCCCTGAACCGGGAGACGTCTGCCATCACAACCATGATGAAGGAAGGGCTCCACTCTGCCGGCGAAGGCGAGAAAAGCGCCGAGGAAGCCGCACAGGCGATCGACCAGATTACCGGCTCCATCAATCAACTGGCCGGGGACATGAACCAGGTAGTGTCTTCTGTCGATGGCATTTCCACCACCACCGAGGAAATCGCCCAGAAAGTAGAGCAGATTCATGGCCATACCCGTGAAACTGCAGATATCCGGCAGCAACTCAATGCCCATATCGAACGGCTATCCGCACAAACCGCCTCACTAACCCAGGCGTCTCAGGGTTTCCGCCTGTAG
- a CDS encoding PA0069 family radical SAM protein — protein MKTRATDLNPHNRFQPIATDRDFDDGWYQAPEDDLNPDSLATEVMDEQVRSIISRNSSPDVPFDQSINPYRGCEHACIYCFARPTHAYWDMSPGLDFETRLIAKANAARTLRNELDKPGYKVSPIALGMNTDAYQPLERERRITRQLLEVLAEYRHPVSIITKGALILRDLDLLSELASQNLCSVSISLTTLSNDLKRRMEPRTAAPSTRLKIIEQLSSAGVPTGIILGPVIPFINDQEIEAILTAAASAGATRASWIMLRLPLELDELFQDWLHRHFPQRANHVMNRIRDLRGGRSYDSDFGRRMTGTGPYADLIRQRFSKKARQLGMNLHKPESLRSDLFRRPAGEQMGLW, from the coding sequence ATGAAAACACGTGCGACCGACCTCAATCCTCATAACCGCTTTCAGCCCATTGCCACGGATCGGGACTTTGACGACGGCTGGTATCAGGCTCCGGAAGACGACCTGAATCCCGACTCACTGGCAACCGAGGTGATGGACGAACAGGTGCGTAGCATCATTAGCCGGAACTCCTCGCCGGATGTGCCGTTCGACCAGTCCATTAACCCCTACCGTGGCTGTGAGCACGCCTGCATTTACTGCTTTGCGCGGCCAACCCACGCGTACTGGGATATGTCTCCGGGCCTGGATTTCGAAACCCGGCTTATTGCCAAGGCAAATGCTGCGCGAACATTAAGGAATGAGCTGGACAAGCCCGGCTACAAGGTCTCACCCATCGCTCTGGGCATGAATACCGATGCCTACCAGCCTTTGGAGCGCGAGCGGCGGATCACCCGTCAACTGCTTGAGGTCCTGGCGGAATATCGCCATCCGGTTTCTATCATTACCAAGGGAGCCCTTATCCTGAGGGATCTCGATTTACTCTCGGAGCTTGCCAGCCAGAACCTGTGTTCGGTCAGCATCAGCCTGACTACCTTGAGCAATGATCTTAAAAGGCGCATGGAACCAAGAACCGCAGCACCTTCAACGCGCCTGAAAATAATCGAACAACTCTCGTCAGCCGGCGTACCCACCGGAATCATTCTGGGGCCAGTGATCCCGTTCATAAACGACCAGGAAATCGAAGCCATACTAACGGCCGCAGCATCAGCCGGCGCAACCCGTGCCAGCTGGATCATGCTGCGATTACCACTGGAGCTGGACGAACTGTTTCAGGATTGGCTGCACCGGCACTTCCCCCAGCGAGCCAACCACGTGATGAACCGAATCCGTGATTTACGGGGCGGCAGAAGCTATGACTCCGATTTCGGGCGCAGAATGACGGGTACCGGCCCCTATGCCGATCTGATTCGCCAGCGCTTCTCGAAAAAGGCCAGGCAACTTGGCATGAACCTGCATAAGCCCGAATCGCTACGAAGCGATTTATTCAGAAGACCCGCCGGAGAACAAATGGGGTTATGGTAA
- a CDS encoding L,D-transpeptidase family protein — MSRRSVFANAASLLFAVTIAWLPLCAAANEAIVARTEALDAGFPVKILGDSLLARHALSEFYEARGYQPAWTSPEQRHQLIEAVEQASKDGLNPDDYHAAVLSELALRRMDELSEDLQADLDLLFSDAFLMLGSHLLEGKVNPQNVHAEWTANRRQRKMESVLANAIASEDISVALDELRPSHEAYRKLVQARYRITRLLGQPWLPLAAAPSIRPGDQDQRLPEIRHRMAVLGDLPDQTATTGLNGDRQRYGNELERFVSAFQTRHGLEPDGIIGRQTIAALNMMPVERVRQIDATLERWRWLPESLGRKFVIVNIAGYELKMIENGEEILNKRVIVGQPFRQTPVFSDRIRYLVFNPTWTVPRKLMIEDQLPLIIRDPGYLDRLNITVYQGWGANRKRIDPTTVNWASLTANNFPYQLVQEPGPRNALGQVKFMFPNQYDIYLHDTPGQGLFSRAERSFSSGCIRVEQPFDLAEHLLSQDPDWSQETINDVLAASQPVTVVLPAPVPVYIQYWTAWVDDNDQLQLRNDIYNRDNRLISRLRETPDGDSYRPTPVAASAQR; from the coding sequence ATGTCCAGACGAAGCGTTTTTGCCAATGCAGCTTCACTGCTCTTTGCGGTAACCATCGCCTGGCTCCCGCTCTGTGCTGCGGCTAATGAAGCCATCGTCGCAAGAACGGAGGCACTGGACGCCGGTTTCCCGGTCAAGATTCTTGGTGACTCGTTACTTGCCCGCCACGCGCTCTCAGAGTTCTATGAAGCTAGAGGCTATCAACCCGCGTGGACATCCCCCGAGCAACGTCACCAACTGATTGAGGCGGTCGAACAGGCAAGCAAGGATGGCCTGAATCCGGATGACTACCATGCAGCCGTGCTTTCTGAACTGGCGCTGCGGCGCATGGATGAACTTTCAGAAGACCTGCAGGCAGATCTGGACCTGCTGTTTTCGGACGCGTTCCTGATGCTTGGCTCCCACCTTCTGGAGGGTAAGGTGAACCCGCAGAACGTCCACGCCGAGTGGACAGCAAACCGCCGGCAGAGAAAAATGGAATCGGTGTTGGCCAACGCCATCGCCAGCGAAGATATCAGCGTTGCACTGGATGAGTTGCGGCCGTCTCACGAAGCCTATCGAAAGCTGGTCCAGGCCCGGTACAGAATAACGCGCCTGCTTGGTCAACCATGGCTACCTCTGGCAGCGGCGCCGTCAATCCGCCCAGGTGATCAGGATCAACGCCTGCCGGAAATCCGCCACCGAATGGCAGTGCTGGGCGACCTGCCCGACCAAACAGCGACAACCGGCTTGAACGGCGACCGACAGCGCTATGGCAATGAACTGGAGAGGTTTGTCTCTGCATTTCAAACCCGGCACGGTCTTGAACCGGACGGAATTATTGGCCGCCAGACCATCGCCGCATTGAACATGATGCCGGTTGAGCGGGTTCGACAAATCGACGCCACACTTGAGCGCTGGCGCTGGTTACCAGAATCTCTGGGGCGCAAGTTTGTCATCGTGAATATCGCGGGTTACGAACTGAAAATGATCGAGAATGGCGAGGAAATCCTGAATAAACGGGTCATCGTCGGCCAGCCCTTCCGGCAAACACCGGTATTCAGCGACCGCATCCGATATCTTGTGTTTAACCCCACCTGGACCGTTCCCAGGAAACTGATGATTGAAGATCAGCTGCCTCTGATCATCCGGGATCCTGGCTACCTTGATCGCCTGAATATCACCGTATACCAGGGCTGGGGTGCAAACCGAAAGCGGATTGATCCGACGACGGTCAACTGGGCCTCCTTGACCGCGAATAATTTTCCCTACCAGTTGGTGCAGGAACCGGGCCCCCGAAATGCCCTCGGCCAGGTCAAGTTCATGTTCCCCAATCAATACGACATATACTTGCATGACACCCCGGGACAAGGTCTTTTCAGCAGGGCCGAGCGCTCTTTCAGTTCCGGCTGCATTCGTGTCGAGCAGCCCTTCGACCTGGCGGAGCACCTGCTCTCCCAGGACCCCGACTGGTCCCAGGAAACAATCAATGATGTTTTAGCAGCGTCGCAGCCAGTAACCGTTGTACTTCCAGCGCCGGTGCCAGTCTATATTCAGTACTGGACAGCATGGGTGGATGACAACGACCAGCTGCAGCTTCGCAACGACATCTATAACCGGGACAATCGCCTGATATCGAGACTACGGGAAACACCGGATGGTGACTCATATCGTCCAACTCCGGTTGCCGCATCAGCTCAACGTTAG
- a CDS encoding SelT/SelW/SelH family protein, protein MTNRVDIHYCTGCRWLMRSAWMAQELLTTFEGELAELTLHPGSGGIFEVWVNGKRIWSRKEQQGFPEITRLKQLVRDEIDPDRSLGHSDKKSEP, encoded by the coding sequence ATGACAAACCGGGTCGACATCCATTACTGCACAGGGTGCCGCTGGCTAATGCGGTCAGCGTGGATGGCGCAGGAATTGCTCACCACCTTCGAGGGAGAATTGGCCGAACTCACCCTACACCCGGGCAGCGGAGGAATTTTCGAAGTCTGGGTAAACGGCAAACGGATCTGGTCCCGCAAGGAACAGCAGGGATTTCCGGAAATCACCAGGCTCAAGCAACTGGTCCGTGATGAGATTGATCCGGATCGCTCACTCGGCCATTCCGATAAAAAGTCCGAGCCATGA
- a CDS encoding ZIP family metal transporter — translation MDIVWLGALASLLAGLATGIGALAVFFIKTLSDRVQDSMLAGAAGVMLAASFFSLLLPGLAYGESLAGTTWAAALIVIAGVLSGAGALYFIHQKLPHEHFNLGPEGPDTYQIRRIWLFIIAITLHNFPEGMAVGVGFAGGDVQNGYVLATGIGIQNIPEGLAVAFSLLSINYSRFRAFGVALLTGLAEPIGGIFGAALVCLAEPIMPWTLGFAAGAMLFIISNEIIPETHRNSYKTLATFSLLGGFVVMMFLDATLG, via the coding sequence GTGGATATTGTTTGGCTTGGAGCTCTGGCCAGCCTTTTAGCAGGCCTCGCTACAGGCATAGGCGCACTGGCCGTCTTTTTTATAAAAACTCTGTCCGATCGCGTGCAGGACAGCATGCTCGCCGGCGCAGCTGGCGTTATGCTGGCCGCATCGTTCTTTTCCCTGTTACTTCCGGGCCTCGCCTATGGCGAAAGTCTGGCAGGTACGACCTGGGCTGCAGCGTTGATCGTGATCGCAGGCGTTTTGTCGGGTGCGGGGGCCTTGTACTTCATCCACCAAAAACTGCCCCACGAGCACTTCAATCTCGGACCCGAAGGGCCAGATACGTACCAAATACGGCGGATCTGGTTGTTCATTATCGCCATCACCCTGCACAACTTTCCCGAAGGCATGGCCGTCGGTGTCGGCTTCGCCGGGGGAGATGTGCAAAACGGCTATGTGCTGGCAACCGGCATCGGCATTCAGAACATCCCTGAGGGATTGGCGGTCGCTTTCTCGCTGCTTTCGATCAACTACTCTCGGTTCCGGGCTTTTGGCGTTGCCCTGCTTACCGGGCTGGCCGAGCCGATTGGCGGCATCTTTGGCGCAGCGCTGGTGTGCCTCGCGGAACCCATTATGCCCTGGACACTGGGCTTTGCGGCAGGTGCCATGCTGTTTATCATCAGTAACGAGATCATCCCCGAAACCCACCGGAATTCGTACAAAACCCTGGCCACCTTCTCCCTACTCGGTGGTTTCGTGGTCATGATGTTCCTGGATGCGACTCTGGGTTGA
- a CDS encoding LysR family transcriptional regulator: MQYLQGLRAFVSVAREGSVSRAAERLHLTQPAVSLKLKHLQDDLGLRLFRRRPQGLALTEDGQSLLPVAEKALAGLAAFEQSARALHSTIRGRLKIGTIVDPEFIRLGAFLHRLVARAPQLETELHQGMSGSVLEQVRNGSLDVGYFLAPPGAGPGPDLSELAHRELALFDYHVIAPAGWSSRVADTRWPSLAALPWIVTPPDSVHNRLLANVMEPRGLTPHGVAQVDQEACMLDLVRAGVGLSLARDALAMAERQERGLVVVDGVRLPCALSFIWRKDREDEPVIAEALEALAGVWLLDARNSSGSTQSRIQEHHDHETTE; the protein is encoded by the coding sequence ATGCAATATCTGCAGGGATTACGGGCGTTTGTCTCGGTGGCCCGTGAGGGTAGCGTGTCCCGGGCGGCTGAACGCCTCCATCTCACGCAACCCGCAGTCAGTCTCAAGCTCAAGCATTTGCAGGATGACCTGGGGTTGAGACTGTTTCGAAGAAGGCCCCAGGGCCTGGCGTTGACTGAAGATGGTCAGAGTCTGTTGCCGGTGGCTGAGAAGGCGCTGGCTGGGCTGGCGGCGTTTGAGCAGAGTGCCCGCGCCCTTCACAGTACCATTCGCGGTCGCCTCAAGATCGGCACCATTGTGGATCCGGAATTCATTCGTCTGGGGGCATTTCTTCACCGGCTGGTAGCCCGGGCGCCGCAACTGGAAACCGAGCTGCACCAGGGCATGAGTGGGAGCGTTCTGGAGCAGGTCAGGAATGGGTCCCTGGACGTGGGGTACTTTCTGGCGCCACCCGGAGCCGGGCCCGGCCCGGATCTGTCAGAGCTGGCGCACCGGGAGCTGGCTCTGTTCGATTATCACGTGATTGCACCTGCGGGGTGGTCATCCCGGGTTGCCGACACGCGCTGGCCAAGCCTGGCCGCGCTGCCTTGGATTGTGACTCCGCCAGACTCGGTGCATAACCGCCTGCTGGCCAATGTGATGGAGCCCCGGGGGCTGACTCCGCATGGGGTCGCCCAGGTTGATCAGGAAGCATGCATGCTGGACCTGGTTCGTGCCGGCGTCGGCCTCAGTCTGGCGCGGGATGCCCTGGCGATGGCCGAGCGCCAGGAGCGGGGCCTGGTGGTGGTGGACGGCGTTCGGCTGCCCTGCGCCCTGAGCTTTATCTGGCGCAAGGACCGTGAGGATGAACCGGTGATCGCAGAAGCGCTGGAGGCGCTGGCCGGTGTCTGGCTGCTGGATGCCCGCAACTCATCTGGCTCAACCCAGAGTCGCATCCAGGAACATCATGACCACGAAACCACCGAGTAG